From a single Acidobacteriota bacterium genomic region:
- the msrP gene encoding protein-methionine-sulfoxide reductase catalytic subunit MsrP encodes MTAPDRTEITPEPLYLNRRNFIRAGVFAGSAAVTGLIYNAYRPDTITPGPEASGAEFGELARKPEFQSSETPNSFEDITNYNNFYEFSTSKTAVAREAQVLKTDPWSVEVGGMIENPRSFSLQEILQFPQEERIYRFRCVEAWSMVIPWVGFPLAALLEHVRPTSEAKYVAFETAYDRSVMQSSFSAGIDLPYVEGLRLDEALHPLTLLATGLYGRPMPKQNGAPVRLVVPWKYGFKSIKSIVRITLTEKEPPTTWNIAAPREYGFYSNVNPIVDHPRWSQGRERRIGELTMRETLMFNGYEKEVAELYRGMDLEKFY; translated from the coding sequence ATGACAGCCCCCGACCGAACAGAGATCACTCCCGAACCGCTTTACCTGAACCGCAGGAATTTCATCCGCGCGGGGGTTTTTGCCGGATCGGCAGCTGTGACCGGGCTGATCTACAATGCGTATCGTCCGGATACGATCACTCCCGGGCCCGAAGCATCCGGAGCAGAATTTGGCGAATTGGCAAGAAAGCCGGAGTTTCAGTCCAGCGAAACACCGAATTCATTCGAGGACATCACCAACTACAATAATTTTTACGAATTTTCGACCAGCAAGACGGCCGTTGCCCGCGAAGCTCAGGTGCTCAAGACCGACCCCTGGAGCGTAGAGGTCGGCGGAATGATCGAAAACCCGCGTAGCTTTTCGCTACAGGAGATCTTGCAGTTCCCGCAAGAGGAACGTATTTATCGCTTTCGCTGTGTCGAGGCCTGGTCGATGGTGATACCGTGGGTCGGGTTCCCGTTAGCGGCATTGCTCGAACATGTGCGGCCGACGTCGGAGGCGAAATATGTCGCGTTCGAAACTGCCTACGATCGCTCGGTAATGCAGTCTTCATTTTCGGCGGGGATCGATCTTCCTTATGTAGAAGGCCTGCGGCTCGATGAAGCTCTTCATCCGCTGACGCTTTTAGCGACCGGGCTTTACGGCAGGCCGATGCCGAAGCAGAACGGAGCTCCCGTCCGCCTCGTCGTGCCGTGGAAATATGGGTTCAAGAGCATCAAATCGATCGTCCGCATTACTTTGACAGAAAAAGAACCGCCGACGACCTGGAACATCGCCGCCCCGCGTGAGTACGGCTTCTATTCGAACGTAAATCCGATCGTCGACCACCCTCGCTGGTCGCAGGGACGTGAACGCCGCATCGGCGAATTGACCATGCGCGAGACTCTGATGTTCAACGGCTACGAGAAAGAGGTCGCCGAACTTTATCGCGGAATGGACCTAGAGAAATTCTATTGA
- a CDS encoding sulfoxide reductase heme-binding subunit YedZ, which produces MDNARFLKFVLGLNALLPLGLLLFDAANGSLGANPVEYFLRATGVMTLVMLLVTLTVTPLRKLFGWNILIKSRRMLGLLAFLYCSIHLITYSFFDKSGDIPAIIGDVIQRPFIAVGMAAFLILVLLALTSTNAAIKKLGGKTWQRLHRLSYLVAILGVVHFWMIVKSDLFYPALFAVGLAALFAIRIYYSRAAKKPVQRPGLAVRPD; this is translated from the coding sequence ATGGACAACGCCCGCTTCCTAAAATTCGTACTCGGCCTCAATGCTTTGCTTCCTTTGGGCCTGCTGTTGTTTGACGCGGCCAATGGGTCGCTCGGCGCAAATCCGGTCGAATATTTCCTGCGGGCGACGGGTGTGATGACGCTCGTTATGCTCCTCGTGACGCTCACGGTCACGCCGCTCCGAAAGCTATTTGGCTGGAATATTCTGATCAAAAGCCGGCGGATGCTCGGCCTGCTTGCGTTCCTTTACTGTTCGATTCATTTGATCACTTACAGCTTCTTCGATAAATCGGGCGACATCCCGGCGATCATCGGCGATGTCATTCAGCGCCCATTTATTGCGGTCGGAATGGCGGCATTTCTGATCTTGGTCTTGCTGGCTCTTACCTCAACAAACGCTGCGATCAAGAAGCTCGGCGGCAAGACATGGCAGCGTCTTCACCGGCTAAGCTATCTGGTTGCAATACTTGGGGTCGTTCACTTTTGGATGATCGTGAAGTCAGATCTATTTTATCCGGCACTATTCGCGGTCGGCCTCGCAGCCCTTTTCGCTATCCGCATCTACTACAGCCGAGCGGCAAAGAAACCAGTTCAAAGGCCCGGCCTTGCCGTCCGGCCCGATTGA
- a CDS encoding ATP-binding protein has product MEIVKGKGARPCICQRTGRHTDPFEKVRVPRRYARCHFSNYEAQNESQKLALLFATNFTNDYPATEKGLLISGPVGVGKTHLAVSILKGLTERGFSCLFYEFSSLLKEIQDSYNPRTQTSELAVLAPVLNAEVLVLDELGASKPTDWVRDTMAYIINSRYNDARVTIFTTNYPDRTANEREETLEDRIGVRLRSRLFEMCRPIEVAGEDFRRTLQSGRTARPGL; this is encoded by the coding sequence ATGGAGATCGTAAAGGGCAAGGGCGCCCGTCCGTGCATATGCCAGCGGACCGGCCGGCACACCGACCCTTTCGAGAAGGTCCGGGTTCCGCGGCGATACGCTCGATGCCATTTCAGCAACTACGAGGCCCAGAACGAATCGCAGAAACTCGCGCTTCTCTTCGCGACCAACTTCACGAACGACTATCCGGCAACCGAGAAGGGGCTGCTGATCTCGGGCCCGGTCGGTGTCGGAAAAACTCACCTCGCGGTTTCGATCCTCAAGGGGCTGACCGAACGCGGTTTTTCGTGTCTTTTTTATGAGTTCAGTTCGCTTTTGAAAGAAATTCAGGATTCCTATAACCCGCGGACGCAGACCTCGGAACTGGCCGTCCTCGCTCCGGTGCTCAATGCTGAAGTTCTTGTTCTCGATGAACTCGGTGCCTCAAAGCCGACCGATTGGGTCCGCGACACGATGGCCTACATTATCAACTCCCGCTACAACGACGCCCGTGTGACCATCTTCACGACCAACTACCCGGACCGCACGGCAAATGAACGCGAAGAGACTCTCGAAGACCGTATCGGCGTTCGGCTGCGGTCGCGGCTTTTCGAGATGTGTCGGCCGATCGAGGTTGCAGGTGAGGACTTTCGCCGGACGCTTCAATCGGGCCGGACGGCAAGGCCGGGCCTTTGA
- a CDS encoding S41 family peptidase encodes MYFSSLMIKVVLFIVLVVVAACFGQGPAAAADMQIDAATRNAVIAELREDLKANYVFPEVAEKTAGILEKNRADGKYDAITSGKAFAEALTADLQAATNDRHLRVRFSSNPIPVRQPQAEPTEAERMQYRKNILSNNAGFETVERLRGNVGYIKLNGFTGPEIGKETVEAAMNFVTNTDALIFDLRDNGGGSPEMVALISSYLFGEKPVHLNSLYWRTEDRTEEFWTKPEAAKKKYLDKPVYILTAKRTFSAAEEFSYNLKNLKRATIVGETTGGGAHPGSMFRLGDHFGAFISTGRAISPITKTNWEGTGVEPDVRVTKEEAFKTAYVAALENLAAKAEDPPLKAAFGALIAEVKKDEPKR; translated from the coding sequence ATGTATTTTTCTTCGTTAATGATAAAGGTGGTGCTGTTCATCGTTTTGGTGGTCGTAGCTGCCTGCTTTGGCCAAGGCCCGGCCGCGGCCGCCGATATGCAGATAGATGCGGCCACGCGGAACGCCGTCATCGCGGAACTTAGAGAGGACCTCAAGGCGAACTATGTCTTCCCGGAGGTTGCCGAAAAGACCGCGGGCATACTCGAAAAGAACCGAGCGGACGGCAAATATGACGCGATCACAAGCGGCAAGGCATTCGCAGAAGCCTTGACCGCGGACCTTCAGGCGGCGACGAACGACCGGCATTTGCGAGTGCGTTTTTCGTCGAATCCGATTCCCGTTCGCCAGCCGCAGGCCGAGCCGACCGAGGCCGAAAGAATGCAGTACCGGAAAAATATCTTAAGTAATAACGCCGGTTTTGAAACCGTCGAACGGCTCCGCGGCAACGTCGGCTACATTAAACTCAACGGTTTCACCGGCCCGGAGATCGGCAAAGAAACGGTCGAGGCGGCGATGAATTTCGTCACGAATACTGACGCTCTCATCTTTGACCTCCGCGACAACGGCGGCGGCTCGCCCGAGATGGTGGCACTCATTTCCTCATATCTTTTTGGCGAGAAACCGGTTCACCTCAATAGTCTCTACTGGCGAACCGAAGACCGCACCGAAGAATTTTGGACGAAGCCTGAGGCGGCAAAAAAGAAGTATCTTGATAAACCTGTTTACATTCTCACCGCCAAGCGGACCTTCTCCGCGGCCGAGGAATTTTCCTACAATCTCAAGAATCTAAAGCGGGCGACCATCGTCGGCGAGACAACCGGCGGCGGTGCCCATCCCGGAAGTATGTTCCGGCTCGGTGATCATTTTGGTGCCTTCATTTCGACCGGGCGTGCGATCAGCCCGATAACGAAGACGAATTGGGAAGGAACGGGAGTTGAACCGGACGTGAGAGTAACGAAGGAGGAAGCCTTCAAGACCGCTTACGTCGCGGCTCTCGAGAATCTCGCCGCGAAGGCAGAAGACCCGCCATTGAAAGCGGCGTTTGGTGCGCTGATCGCCGAAGTAAAGAAGGACGAGCCGAAACGGTAA
- a CDS encoding TetR/AcrR family transcriptional regulator translates to MDTGNKRDVKSDILDATDRLLARYGYKKMTIDDLARETGIGKGSVYLHFSSKQDIALSHIDRIVDRLTARLRVIAARDSAPDERLAEMLVERVVFRFKSVQHYTESINELLASIRPALLERRKAHFETEARILAKVISEGIANGTMRDVDATATAMAMLTATNSLLPFSLSAKELGKLEEIRGRAEQTARLLIYGLVTRNES, encoded by the coding sequence ATGGATACCGGAAACAAACGAGACGTAAAAAGCGACATTCTTGATGCGACCGATCGCCTTTTGGCCCGGTATGGCTACAAGAAAATGACGATAGACGACCTGGCCCGCGAGACCGGCATTGGCAAGGGCTCGGTCTATCTTCACTTTTCAAGCAAACAAGACATCGCCCTTTCACACATCGACCGCATCGTCGATCGCCTGACGGCAAGGCTTCGCGTGATCGCGGCAAGGGATTCGGCACCCGACGAGCGGCTTGCCGAGATGCTGGTCGAACGCGTCGTCTTCCGGTTCAAGAGCGTTCAGCATTATACGGAGAGCATCAATGAGCTGCTCGCCAGCATCCGCCCGGCCTTGCTCGAACGCCGAAAGGCCCACTTCGAAACGGAAGCGAGGATACTCGCAAAGGTGATCAGCGAAGGCATCGCGAACGGCACGATGCGCGACGTGGACGCGACCGCGACGGCAATGGCGATGCTAACTGCGACGAACTCGCTGCTGCCGTTCAGCTTAAGCGCAAAGGAGCTCGGCAAGCTCGAAGAGATCCGCGGCCGTGCGGAGCAGACCGCCCGGCTACTTATATATGGTCTAGTTACTAGGAACGAAAGTTAG
- a CDS encoding replication-associated recombination protein A encodes MTEPLASRIRPTRLEDFVGQEHLVGEGKPLRLAIEQKSIFSFILWGPPGTGKTTLARIYANAIEAEFFELSAVSAGKEDIRKLIALPTMGRPKVLFLDEIHRFNKAQQDFLLPFVESGGLVLIGATTENPSFEVIPALLSRLRVFTLKEFTRDEMFAIIGRSGYELGDEAKEWLAELANGDARQALTMIENAAELYGELSIENLKETLQNRFLRYDKKGEEHYNVISAFIKSMRASDPDAAIYYLARMIESGEDPKFIARRMVIFASEDIGLAQPTALVVANAVFRSVETIGYPECTLNLAHGAAYLARAAKDRSANDAIAEAVADVKRFGNLPVPMKLRNAPTKLMKELGYGKENEEEKDSLLPAKLKGKKYFND; translated from the coding sequence ATGACCGAACCGCTAGCAAGCCGAATCCGCCCGACCCGACTTGAAGACTTTGTCGGGCAGGAGCACCTTGTTGGCGAGGGCAAACCGCTGCGGCTCGCCATCGAGCAAAAGAGCATTTTCTCGTTCATTCTCTGGGGGCCGCCCGGAACGGGAAAGACCACGCTCGCCCGCATCTATGCAAATGCCATCGAGGCCGAGTTCTTTGAGCTTTCCGCCGTTTCCGCAGGGAAGGAAGACATTAGAAAGCTGATCGCCTTGCCTACAATGGGCCGGCCCAAGGTGCTTTTTCTCGATGAGATCCACCGCTTTAATAAAGCCCAACAGGACTTTCTGCTTCCGTTCGTCGAATCGGGCGGGCTTGTCCTGATCGGGGCGACGACCGAGAACCCGAGCTTTGAGGTGATACCGGCACTGCTATCGAGGCTGCGGGTCTTCACGCTAAAGGAATTCACTCGGGACGAGATGTTCGCCATCATCGGCCGCTCGGGATACGAGCTTGGTGACGAAGCGAAAGAGTGGCTTGCCGAGCTGGCGAACGGCGACGCCCGCCAGGCCCTGACGATGATCGAGAACGCCGCCGAACTTTACGGCGAGCTGTCGATCGAAAATCTTAAAGAGACGCTGCAGAACCGATTTCTCCGCTACGACAAGAAAGGCGAGGAACATTACAACGTCATCAGCGCGTTCATCAAGTCGATGCGGGCGAGCGACCCGGACGCGGCCATCTATTACCTCGCCCGAATGATCGAGAGCGGCGAAGACCCGAAGTTCATCGCCCGCCGGATGGTTATCTTCGCTTCGGAAGATATCGGGCTGGCGCAGCCGACGGCTCTGGTCGTCGCGAACGCCGTTTTCCGTTCGGTCGAAACGATCGGCTATCCCGAATGCACGCTCAACCTTGCCCACGGCGCCGCCTACCTTGCCCGGGCGGCAAAGGACCGCTCGGCGAACGACGCGATCGCCGAAGCAGTCGCCGACGTCAAACGCTTCGGCAATCTGCCCGTCCCGATGAAGCTCCGCAATGCCCCCACCAAGCTGATGAAAGAACTCGGCTACGGCAAGGAAAACGAGGAGGAAAAAGACAGCCTCCTGCCCGCAAAGCTAAAAGGAAAGAAATACTTCAACGACTAG
- a CDS encoding site-2 protease family protein, translating into MRTHIKLGKILGIEIGIHYSWLIIAVLITLSLGGYFGQSHPEWGNGVIWAMAVGSAMMFFAAIVIHEMSHALVARAYDIPVRSITLFALGGVAQMEKDAESAKMEFWIGIVGPITSAVIGAICLGAALLMGWTFGADTSTPLMAVLVWLGYINIALAVFNMVPGFPMDGGRVMRAAIWAFVKDRERATKAASLIGQTIAFGFIIFGIIAFFRGSGIGGLWIAFIGWFLLTSARASYAQSEMTQAFAGLKVRDLMTSECARVDPRTNLQSLVDDNILKAGGRCFLVEENGELLGLVTPADVRSVERTMWPMKTVDDVMRPFEKLQTATPEATIVEALEAMGRADVNQLPVLEGGRLVGLISRDRILNYLVARKELDM; encoded by the coding sequence ATGAGAACGCATATCAAACTGGGAAAGATTCTGGGCATCGAGATCGGCATACACTACAGTTGGCTGATCATCGCTGTCCTTATAACGCTGTCGCTCGGTGGCTATTTTGGACAGTCGCATCCGGAATGGGGCAACGGCGTCATCTGGGCAATGGCGGTCGGTTCGGCCATGATGTTTTTTGCAGCGATCGTCATCCACGAGATGTCACACGCACTCGTCGCTCGGGCGTACGACATTCCCGTCCGGTCGATAACGCTCTTCGCCCTCGGCGGAGTGGCCCAGATGGAAAAGGATGCCGAGAGCGCAAAGATGGAGTTTTGGATCGGCATCGTCGGCCCGATCACGAGTGCCGTTATCGGGGCCATATGCCTCGGGGCGGCGTTGCTTATGGGCTGGACGTTCGGGGCCGATACATCGACACCCTTAATGGCAGTTCTCGTTTGGCTTGGTTACATCAACATTGCTCTCGCAGTATTTAACATGGTCCCCGGATTCCCGATGGACGGCGGCCGCGTGATGCGGGCCGCGATCTGGGCATTCGTCAAAGACCGCGAGCGGGCGACCAAAGCGGCATCGCTGATCGGCCAGACGATCGCATTCGGCTTTATCATTTTTGGCATCATCGCGTTCTTCCGCGGCTCGGGTATTGGCGGACTCTGGATCGCCTTCATCGGATGGTTTCTGTTGACCTCGGCTCGGGCAAGCTATGCACAATCGGAGATGACGCAAGCTTTCGCCGGGCTGAAGGTCCGCGACCTGATGACGAGCGAATGCGCCCGCGTCGATCCCCGGACGAATCTTCAATCGCTCGTTGATGACAACATCTTGAAGGCCGGAGGCCGCTGCTTTTTGGTTGAGGAGAATGGCGAATTGCTTGGGCTCGTGACACCGGCCGATGTTCGCTCGGTCGAGCGGACGATGTGGCCGATGAAGACGGTTGACGATGTGATGCGGCCCTTCGAAAAGCTACAAACCGCCACGCCGGAGGCAACGATAGTCGAGGCTCTTGAGGCGATGGGCCGGGCAGACGTCAATCAGCTACCCGTGCTTGAGGGCGGCCGGCTCGTCGGGCTCATCTCACGCGACCGGATACTAAATTACCTCGTCGCCCGAAAGGAACTCGATATGTGA
- the recA gene encoding recombinase RecA, whose amino-acid sequence MSIDKSKAIESALLQIEKKFGKGSIMRLGERPHEEAGAISTNCLSLDAAIGVGGVPRGRIIEIYGPESSGKTTLALQVVASAQKAGGIAAYIDAEHAMDPEYAGKLGVNIDDLLISQPDSGEQALEIAETLIRSNSIDVIVVDSVAALVPRAELDGEMGDSLPGLQARLMSQALRKITAIVANSRTTFIFINQLREKIGVFFGSPETTTGGKALKFYASVRLDIRRIGAIKDGDKVVGNRTRVKVVKNKCAPPFRETEFDIMYGEGISREGDLIDLAVANNVVDKTGAWFSYKGERLGQGRENVKNMLKENTDTRDRIEAEVKKALGFVVTEAAEAAPA is encoded by the coding sequence ATGAGCATCGATAAAAGCAAGGCCATTGAATCTGCCCTTCTGCAGATCGAAAAGAAATTCGGAAAGGGCTCGATAATGCGGCTCGGAGAACGCCCGCACGAGGAAGCCGGGGCGATCTCAACAAATTGCCTCAGCCTCGACGCCGCGATCGGCGTCGGCGGCGTGCCGCGAGGACGCATCATTGAGATCTACGGCCCTGAAAGTTCGGGTAAGACGACGCTGGCATTGCAGGTCGTGGCGTCTGCCCAAAAGGCCGGCGGAATTGCCGCTTACATCGATGCCGAACACGCGATGGATCCGGAATATGCCGGCAAGCTCGGTGTGAACATCGACGACCTTCTGATCTCGCAGCCGGACTCGGGCGAGCAGGCGCTTGAGATCGCCGAAACGCTTATCCGCTCAAACAGCATTGACGTCATCGTGGTCGATTCGGTCGCGGCACTCGTCCCGCGGGCCGAGCTCGATGGCGAGATGGGCGATTCGCTTCCCGGCCTTCAGGCTCGGCTGATGTCGCAGGCGCTCAGAAAGATCACGGCGATCGTCGCCAATTCGCGGACGACGTTCATCTTCATCAATCAGCTTCGCGAAAAGATCGGCGTATTTTTCGGCTCGCCGGAGACGACGACCGGCGGCAAGGCATTGAAGTTTTACGCCAGCGTCCGGCTCGACATTCGCCGTATCGGCGCGATCAAGGACGGCGACAAGGTGGTCGGCAACCGCACCCGCGTGAAGGTCGTAAAGAACAAATGCGCACCGCCCTTCCGCGAGACGGAATTTGACATCATGTATGGCGAAGGCATTTCACGCGAGGGCGACCTGATCGATCTGGCCGTGGCAAATAACGTGGTCGATAAGACCGGAGCGTGGTTTTCTTATAAGGGAGAAAGGCTCGGCCAGGGCCGCGAGAACGTCAAGAACATGCTCAAGGAAAACACCGACACCCGCGACCGGATCGAGGCCGAGGTTAAGAAGGCACTTGGATTTGTTGTTACCGAAGCGGCGGAAGCGGCGCCCGCATAA